A region of Campylobacter armoricus DNA encodes the following proteins:
- the maf gene encoding septum formation inhibitor Maf, translating into MLYLASSSPSRATLLKEANIAFKQIIINYDENLVKKEKPSSYVQKIVLEKEKQFFAQYPNFKNVLLADSIVCVENEILTKAKDDEEAFRMLNMQNGKNISVLSAMILILENKKIYNLSKCDLILDKFNSKDMQEYIDSKLYKGKAGAVMCEGFHKKYIKKIIGHQSTAFGLNIELLKAFL; encoded by the coding sequence ATGCTTTATCTAGCTTCAAGTTCGCCATCACGAGCTACTTTACTAAAAGAAGCAAACATAGCTTTTAAACAAATTATAATCAACTATGATGAAAACTTGGTTAAAAAAGAAAAACCTAGCTCTTATGTGCAAAAAATCGTTTTAGAAAAAGAAAAGCAGTTTTTTGCGCAATATCCTAATTTTAAAAATGTTTTACTTGCTGATAGTATAGTTTGTGTTGAAAATGAAATTCTAACAAAAGCTAAAGATGATGAAGAAGCATTTAGAATGTTAAATATGCAAAATGGAAAAAACATTAGTGTTTTAAGTGCTATGATTTTAATTTTAGAGAATAAAAAAATTTACAATCTCAGCAAGTGTGATTTAATCTTAGATAAATTTAACTCAAAAGATATGCAAGAATACATAGATTCAAAACTTTATAAAGGCAAAGCTGGAGCAGTAATGTGTGAGGGATTTCATAAAAAATACATCAAAAAAATCATAGGCCACCAAAGCACTGCTTTTGGGCTTAACATAGAACTTTTGAAAGCTTTCTTATGA
- a CDS encoding penicillin-binding protein 1A, with translation MKILKIFFSFCIVCAIGIFIFIAYLFSDSDLNQYTFKDYKPPLTTQIFDKNGKLIANVFEQHRFYAPYEELPPRLIEALVAIEDTSFFEHNGVNVDAIFRAAIKIIRSGGKTMEGASTLTQQFIKNTELTPERTLNRKFKEALLAYKLENTLSKEQILERYLNFIFFGHGYYGVKTAALGYFRKNLDELSLKEIAILVGMPKAPSTYDPTRHLDLSLARANSVIQRMYNLGWISNEEYQNALKEVPKVYDDTLTQNTAPYVTQEVLKQLSGIKDLKTGGYKIELSIDLDVQNIAKDALKFGYDEIIKRDKDANLSTLNGAMIVANHQNGDILALVGGVNYTKSNFNRATQSLRQPGSSFKPFLYQIAIDLGYSPMSKIADISRIFESTKEDEKDWKPKNFGGKFLGIISLKEALTGSRNLATINLALALGLDVIHDKLQFMGFKNIPIDLSIVLGSFGISIYDYAKLYTVFGNYGIQKDLILIKKVINKDGKTLVEFKSGERKISEPAQAFLVNDMMQNVVQKGTGRNARVEGIEIAGKTGTSNKSIDAWFCGLTPEIEAIIWYGNDDNKPMKQIEGGARTAAPVFKEFLTKYLELYPDSARKFNIPKGVYQGIYEKQKEYYTNTSPFPKNNPSLSENNEIIF, from the coding sequence ATGAAGATATTAAAAATATTTTTTTCTTTTTGTATAGTTTGTGCGATAGGGATTTTTATCTTTATTGCTTATTTGTTTTCAGATTCAGATCTAAATCAATATACTTTTAAGGATTATAAACCACCTTTAACCACACAAATTTTTGATAAAAATGGAAAGCTTATAGCAAATGTTTTTGAACAACATCGCTTTTATGCACCTTATGAAGAACTTCCACCAAGGCTTATAGAAGCTTTGGTAGCTATAGAAGATACGAGTTTTTTTGAGCATAATGGGGTTAATGTAGATGCTATTTTTAGAGCAGCTATTAAAATCATAAGAAGCGGTGGAAAAACTATGGAAGGAGCTTCTACTCTTACACAACAATTTATCAAAAACACCGAACTTACTCCAGAAAGAACACTAAATAGAAAATTTAAAGAAGCTTTACTTGCTTATAAATTAGAAAATACATTAAGCAAAGAACAAATTTTAGAAAGATATTTAAACTTTATCTTCTTTGGTCATGGGTATTATGGAGTTAAAACTGCTGCACTTGGGTATTTTAGAAAAAATTTAGATGAACTTAGTTTAAAAGAAATAGCTATTTTAGTAGGTATGCCAAAAGCTCCAAGCACTTATGATCCAACTAGACATTTAGATCTTTCTTTAGCAAGAGCAAATAGTGTTATACAAAGAATGTATAATCTTGGCTGGATTTCTAATGAAGAATATCAAAATGCTTTAAAAGAAGTTCCAAAAGTTTATGATGATACTCTAACGCAAAATACAGCCCCTTATGTAACTCAAGAAGTTTTAAAACAATTAAGTGGTATAAAAGATCTAAAAACAGGTGGATACAAAATAGAACTTAGCATTGATCTTGATGTGCAAAATATCGCAAAAGATGCTTTAAAATTTGGTTATGATGAAATTATAAAAAGAGATAAAGATGCAAATTTAAGCACATTAAATGGAGCTATGATAGTAGCAAATCATCAAAATGGTGATATTTTAGCCTTAGTTGGTGGGGTAAATTACACAAAAAGTAATTTTAATCGTGCTACACAAAGCTTAAGACAACCTGGAAGTTCTTTTAAACCATTCTTATATCAAATAGCCATTGATTTAGGCTACTCGCCTATGAGTAAAATCGCTGACATATCTAGAATTTTTGAAAGTACTAAAGAAGATGAAAAAGATTGGAAACCAAAAAATTTTGGTGGAAAATTTTTAGGAATTATTAGCTTAAAAGAAGCTCTAACTGGCTCAAGAAACCTAGCTACTATAAATCTAGCACTTGCTTTAGGACTTGATGTAATCCATGATAAACTTCAATTTATGGGATTTAAAAATATCCCTATAGATTTATCTATAGTTTTGGGTAGTTTTGGAATTTCTATTTATGACTATGCTAAACTTTACACTGTTTTTGGAAATTATGGAATTCAGAAAGATTTAATATTAATTAAAAAAGTAATTAATAAGGATGGAAAAACTTTAGTAGAATTTAAATCTGGAGAGAGAAAAATTAGCGAACCCGCACAAGCTTTTTTGGTTAATGATATGATGCAAAATGTCGTTCAAAAAGGAACTGGACGCAATGCCAGGGTTGAAGGAATAGAAATAGCTGGCAAAACAGGAACTTCCAATAAAAGCATAGATGCTTGGTTTTGCGGATTAACCCCAGAAATTGAAGCTATTATTTGGTATGGAAATGATGATAATAAACCTATGAAGCAAATCGAAGGCGGAGCAAGAACTGCTGCACCAGTATTTAAGGAATTTTTAACAAAATATTTAGAACTTTATCCTGATAGTGCAAGAAAATTTAATATCCCTAAAGGAGTTTATCAAGGAATTTATGAAAAACAAAAAGAATATTATACCAATACTTCACCTTTTCCAAAAAATAATCCCAGCCTTTCTGAAAATAATGAGATAATTTTTTAA
- the msrP gene encoding protein-methionine-sulfoxide reductase catalytic subunit MsrP translates to MKNHNKGNFMNITHEDLYKKRRHFLKLGAGALVSSALVQSELMALNFFPDTNNEKLKLSDENIATNYVNFYEFSTDKKRAVELAKNFNTKGWKIEVSGEIEEPLTLTMEDLLSFPLEERIYRFRCVETWSMVVPWIGFELRALIEKCKVKSDAKFIKFTTLFDKNQFADQASFFPTLDYPYVEGLRMDEAMHPLTLMAVGMYKKPLLGQNGAPIRLVVPWKYGFKSIKSIVKIEFTKEQPKTTWELANPREYGFYANVNPNVSHPRWSQANERPLGDFFTKPTQMFNGYEKEVAYLYKDMDLKVNF, encoded by the coding sequence ATCAAAAATCATAATAAAGGAAATTTTATGAATATAACTCATGAAGATTTATACAAAAAAAGACGCCATTTTTTAAAATTAGGCGCTGGAGCATTAGTTAGTTCAGCTCTAGTTCAATCTGAATTAATGGCGCTAAATTTTTTTCCTGATACAAACAATGAAAAATTAAAACTTAGTGATGAAAATATTGCAACTAATTATGTTAATTTTTACGAATTTTCAACAGATAAAAAAAGAGCTGTAGAGCTTGCTAAAAATTTCAATACAAAGGGTTGGAAAATAGAAGTCAGTGGAGAAATCGAAGAGCCTTTAACTTTAACTATGGAAGATTTACTATCTTTTCCTTTAGAAGAAAGGATTTATAGATTTCGTTGTGTTGAAACTTGGTCTATGGTAGTGCCTTGGATAGGTTTTGAACTTCGTGCTTTAATAGAAAAATGCAAAGTTAAAAGTGATGCTAAATTTATAAAATTTACTACTCTTTTTGATAAAAATCAATTTGCCGATCAAGCTTCATTCTTTCCAACTCTTGATTATCCTTATGTAGAAGGTTTGAGAATGGATGAAGCTATGCATCCGCTAACACTTATGGCAGTGGGTATGTATAAAAAGCCTTTACTTGGACAAAATGGAGCGCCAATTCGCCTAGTAGTTCCATGGAAATATGGCTTTAAAAGCATAAAATCTATCGTGAAAATAGAATTCACTAAAGAACAGCCAAAAACCACCTGGGAGCTTGCAAATCCTAGAGAATATGGTTTTTATGCAAATGTAAATCCAAATGTTTCACATCCTAGATGGTCTCAAGCAAATGAGCGTCCTTTGGGAGATTTTTTCACCAAACCTACACAAATGTTTAATGGCTATGAGAAAGAAGTAGCATATTTATATAAAGATATGGATTTAAAGGTCAATTTTTAA
- a CDS encoding sulfite oxidase heme-binding subunit YedZ: MSKKIYNIGGFLAFTLSIIFSIYQITQEFDIVKSVYFYSGIFGLIFFGLSLFFSLLKYKHTKDYPKFLGFYAFFWALIHFLNYFAFGKNLDLMLFFKDTFSKNLEFSGFISFFILTLMFISSFKFFTKLSKIRKLGYICFLMTSWHYFLSAKVPQIPHIFVLSIAIIFLSLKLWKNYKKRKKVTYY, translated from the coding sequence ATGAGTAAAAAAATTTACAATATTGGCGGATTTTTAGCTTTTACTTTAAGTATTATTTTCAGCATTTATCAAATCACACAAGAGTTTGATATTGTAAAATCTGTGTATTTTTATAGTGGTATATTTGGCTTAATCTTTTTTGGATTAAGTCTGTTTTTTTCACTTTTAAAATATAAACACACAAAAGATTATCCTAAATTTTTAGGTTTTTATGCATTTTTTTGGGCCTTGATTCATTTTTTAAATTATTTTGCTTTTGGAAAAAATTTAGACTTAATGCTTTTTTTTAAAGATACTTTTAGTAAAAATTTAGAATTTAGTGGTTTTATAAGCTTTTTTATACTCACGCTAATGTTTATAAGCTCTTTTAAATTTTTTACAAAACTCAGTAAAATTAGAAAACTAGGCTATATCTGCTTTTTGATGACTTCTTGGCATTATTTTTTATCTGCAAAAGTTCCGCAAATTCCACATATTTTTGTTTTAAGTATTGCTATAATTTTTTTATCTTTAAAACTATGGAAAAATTATAAAAAGAGAAAAAAGGTAACTTATTATTAA
- a CDS encoding NAD(P)/FAD-dependent oxidoreductase, with product MQRRDFLNGMALTILAGMTPLQVLYGKEAKIEDFTKEYYPPKWLGLRGSNNASYEFAHMLRDGEKFDFSAIKPKQEYDLVIVGAGISGLAAACFYQNKFGKDKKILILDNHDDFGGHARRNEIELEDGIILSYGGSETFQSPKALYSKEVVGLLSSLGVDIDELAKRFDINFYPDLKLSRGVYFSKAEFGVDKVVNGNPRKVICDDIPEEKNNGKSIEDFIKDFPLNEKDKKDLIALFKSEKDYLKGMNKKQRDEYIAKTSYKKFLEEKVKLSPQAIKFFEGMTDDFLALGIDAVSCEDARISFLPGFDKLGLDPIEGDALAEMEEPYIHHCADGNATVARLMVKRLIPEVSKKGKDMDDITLAHFDYSKLDLAKNKVRLRLNSTVINVENIKDGALITYVNKGKNYRIKAKKVVMANYNSMIPYIIPSLPQEQKDALSKNVKTSLLHTKVIISNWEPFIKLGVHEIYSPKMPYARTKLDYPVDMGGYHHPRDPKKPICVHMVCSPLAFANIQGIDLDGMDARDRARVGRNLLFTMSFEEHEKIIRDQLQGMLGSAGFNHEKDIKAIVVNRWGHCYSYTENSLFDDREEAQKTIELARKPFGNIVIANSDSDWSAYMHSAIDQAYRAINEL from the coding sequence ATGCAAAGAAGAGACTTTTTAAATGGAATGGCTTTAACTATACTTGCAGGAATGACTCCTTTGCAAGTTTTATATGGTAAAGAAGCTAAGATCGAAGACTTCACTAAAGAATACTACCCACCTAAATGGCTTGGACTAAGAGGAAGCAATAATGCAAGCTATGAATTTGCACATATGTTAAGAGATGGTGAAAAATTTGACTTTAGTGCTATTAAACCTAAACAAGAATATGACTTAGTTATAGTTGGAGCTGGTATTAGTGGATTAGCAGCTGCCTGTTTTTATCAAAATAAATTTGGAAAAGATAAAAAAATTTTAATTCTTGATAATCATGATGATTTTGGCGGACATGCTAGAAGAAATGAAATAGAACTAGAAGATGGAATTATTTTAAGCTATGGGGGTAGTGAAACTTTTCAATCTCCCAAAGCATTATATTCTAAAGAAGTAGTAGGATTGTTATCTTCTTTAGGAGTAGATATTGATGAATTAGCTAAACGCTTTGATATAAATTTTTACCCTGATTTAAAACTTAGTAGAGGTGTGTATTTTTCTAAAGCTGAATTTGGAGTAGATAAAGTTGTAAATGGAAATCCTAGAAAAGTAATTTGTGATGATATTCCAGAAGAAAAGAACAATGGCAAAAGTATAGAAGATTTTATAAAAGATTTTCCGCTAAATGAAAAAGACAAAAAAGATTTAATCGCTTTATTCAAAAGCGAAAAAGATTATCTAAAAGGTATGAATAAAAAACAAAGAGATGAGTATATAGCCAAGACAAGCTATAAAAAATTTTTAGAAGAAAAGGTTAAACTCTCACCTCAAGCTATAAAATTCTTTGAAGGTATGACAGATGACTTTTTAGCGTTGGGAATTGATGCTGTTTCTTGTGAAGATGCTAGAATTTCTTTTTTACCTGGATTTGATAAACTAGGTCTTGATCCTATTGAAGGTGACGCACTAGCTGAAATGGAAGAACCATATATCCACCACTGTGCTGATGGAAATGCAACTGTTGCTAGATTGATGGTTAAAAGATTGATTCCTGAAGTATCTAAAAAAGGCAAAGACATGGATGATATTACTTTAGCCCATTTTGATTATTCTAAACTCGATCTTGCTAAAAACAAAGTTCGCTTAAGATTAAATAGCACAGTAATAAATGTAGAAAATATAAAAGATGGAGCTTTAATAACTTATGTTAATAAAGGCAAAAATTATAGAATAAAAGCAAAAAAAGTAGTAATGGCAAATTACAATAGTATGATTCCATATATCATACCAAGTTTGCCACAAGAACAAAAAGATGCTTTGAGTAAAAATGTAAAAACATCGCTTTTACACACTAAAGTCATTATAAGCAATTGGGAACCATTTATAAAACTTGGTGTTCATGAAATTTACTCACCTAAAATGCCTTATGCTAGAACAAAACTTGATTATCCTGTGGATATGGGAGGCTATCATCACCCAAGAGATCCTAAAAAGCCTATTTGCGTTCATATGGTTTGCTCTCCTTTGGCTTTTGCAAATATTCAAGGAATTGATCTTGATGGAATGGATGCAAGAGATAGAGCTAGAGTGGGTAGAAATTTATTATTTACCATGAGTTTTGAAGAGCACGAAAAAATCATTCGTGATCAACTTCAAGGTATGTTAGGCTCAGCTGGATTTAATCACGAAAAAGATATTAAAGCTATAGTTGTAAATCGTTGGGGGCATTGTTATTCATATACTGAAAATAGTCTTTTTGATGATAGAGAAGAAGCTCAAAAAACAATAGAACTTGCAAGAAAACCTTTTGGAAATATCGTTATAGCAAATTCAGACTCTGATTGGTCAGCCTATATGCATTCAGCAATTGATCAAGCATATCGTGCCATTAATGAATTATAA
- a CDS encoding heavy metal translocating P-type ATPase yields the protein MNELKLKIGNMTCVNCSNAIEKVCSKIDGVEDASVSYVNSSGVFLLKDLSLETKIKEKIQALGFEILQEEQNLYEFKLQELKNMKTKLIISIILSSIVMYFEMFIQGNVSALIQMFLSIIVVFYCGKDFFIHAFKGLRHKNLDMNTLISLGAFTSFLYSFFVYFQVFSKDDYLYFSGGAMIISFVLLGKYLEEKAKFKSLEYQNKLKSIDIKKANILLEDGSIKSIPSVFVKKDDVVLVKEGESVVADGVIISGEAEVDVSFLTGEFLPLFKKQDDEILAGSVLINGNLKIKANKKAIESSLEQIKDLIFKAGNIKTPLADLANKISAYFVACIIILSLFVFAFWYFKEGINLAFLHACATLLISCPCALGLATPIAIVSALANGARNFILVKNPAVLENLSSIKLAIFDKTGTLSQDNLSIYKHNLIQEDFQKLAQIENLSSHPIAKAFAKDFNANLNLQGKLSALIGSGLLYQENEDMYLIGNEKLMFENDINIQKSKRFLQEFEDQAPVSLYFAKNGICLGGVCLKNELKKEAKDLIANLKQKGVKSIILSGDNEKSVSKIAKELNIDEYYFGLKPEQKLEFIKEKTKKEKVLFVGDGINDAPALNLASASISFSKASELAKKSGDLILIKDDLSLISYCFELSKRAKDIIKLNLFWAFIYNILCIPIAAGFVPFITLSPHLAALVMCFSSITVVLNSLRLLRF from the coding sequence ATGAATGAGTTAAAATTAAAAATAGGTAATATGACTTGTGTTAATTGCTCTAATGCTATAGAAAAAGTTTGTTCTAAGATTGATGGTGTGGAAGATGCAAGTGTTTCTTATGTAAATTCTAGCGGAGTATTTTTACTTAAAGATTTATCTTTAGAAACAAAAATTAAGGAAAAAATACAAGCTTTAGGCTTTGAAATATTACAAGAAGAGCAAAATTTATATGAGTTTAAACTCCAAGAGCTTAAAAATATGAAAACAAAGCTTATTATAAGCATAATTTTAAGCTCTATTGTGATGTATTTTGAAATGTTTATTCAAGGAAATGTTTCTGCTTTAATTCAAATGTTTTTATCTATAATAGTGGTTTTTTATTGTGGGAAAGATTTTTTTATCCATGCTTTTAAAGGATTAAGACATAAAAATTTAGATATGAATACTTTGATATCCTTAGGTGCTTTTACTTCATTTTTGTATTCTTTTTTTGTGTATTTTCAAGTATTTAGTAAAGATGATTATTTGTATTTTAGTGGTGGAGCGATGATTATAAGCTTTGTTTTATTAGGCAAATACTTGGAAGAAAAGGCTAAATTTAAATCTCTAGAATATCAAAATAAATTAAAAAGTATAGATATAAAAAAAGCCAATATACTTTTAGAAGATGGAAGTATAAAAAGCATACCTAGTGTTTTTGTGAAAAAAGATGATGTGGTTTTGGTAAAAGAGGGTGAGAGTGTTGTTGCTGATGGAGTGATTATAAGTGGTGAAGCTGAAGTAGATGTGAGTTTTTTAACAGGGGAGTTTTTACCACTTTTTAAAAAACAAGATGATGAAATTTTAGCAGGAAGTGTGCTTATTAATGGAAATTTGAAAATAAAGGCAAATAAAAAGGCTATTGAAAGTTCATTAGAGCAAATCAAAGATCTTATTTTTAAAGCCGGAAATATTAAAACACCTTTGGCTGATTTAGCTAATAAAATTTCAGCATATTTTGTAGCTTGTATTATCATTTTATCACTTTTTGTATTTGCCTTTTGGTATTTTAAAGAAGGTATAAATTTAGCATTTTTACACGCTTGTGCTACACTTTTAATTTCTTGTCCTTGTGCTTTGGGTTTAGCAACTCCTATAGCTATAGTAAGTGCTTTAGCAAATGGTGCAAGGAATTTTATCTTAGTGAAAAATCCTGCAGTGCTAGAGAATTTATCTAGTATAAAACTTGCTATTTTTGATAAAACAGGCACTTTGAGTCAAGATAATTTAAGTATTTATAAGCATAATCTAATTCAAGAAGACTTTCAAAAACTCGCACAGATTGAAAATTTAAGTTCACATCCTATCGCAAAGGCTTTTGCTAAAGATTTTAATGCAAATTTAAATTTGCAAGGAAAATTAAGTGCTTTAATAGGTAGTGGTTTGCTTTATCAAGAAAATGAAGATATGTATTTAATAGGCAATGAAAAGTTAATGTTTGAAAATGACATTAATATACAAAAAAGTAAGAGATTTTTGCAAGAATTTGAAGATCAAGCACCTGTATCGCTATATTTTGCAAAAAATGGAATTTGTCTTGGTGGAGTTTGTTTAAAAAACGAGCTTAAAAAAGAAGCTAAAGATTTAATAGCAAATTTAAAACAAAAAGGTGTAAAAAGCATTATTTTAAGCGGAGATAATGAAAAAAGTGTTTCAAAAATTGCAAAAGAGTTAAATATTGATGAGTATTATTTTGGATTAAAGCCTGAACAAAAGCTTGAATTTATAAAAGAAAAAACAAAAAAAGAAAAAGTTCTTTTTGTAGGAGATGGTATTAATGATGCGCCTGCTTTGAATTTAGCTAGTGCTAGTATAAGTTTTTCCAAAGCAAGTGAGCTTGCTAAAAAGAGTGGAGATTTGATTTTGATAAAAGATGATTTATCTTTAATATCTTATTGTTTTGAGCTTTCTAAAAGAGCCAAAGATATCATCAAACTTAATCTTTTTTGGGCTTTCATTTATAATATATTGTGTATTCCTATTGCAGCAGGTTTTGTGCCATTTATAACTCTTAGTCCGCATTTGGCAGCTTTAGTAATGTGTTTTAGTTCGATAACAGTTGTATTAAATTCTTTAAGATTGTTAAGGTTTTAA
- a CDS encoding heavy-metal-associated domain-containing protein, with amino-acid sequence MKIKTKNINCQSCVNLIKTSLEDEFGIMQINLEDKSIEIDLKPEQEQDFKRQLQDLGFELDNE; translated from the coding sequence ATGAAAATTAAGACAAAAAATATTAATTGTCAAAGTTGTGTAAATTTAATTAAGACTTCATTGGAAGATGAATTTGGCATTATGCAAATAAACCTTGAAGATAAAAGCATTGAGATTGATCTAAAGCCAGAACAGGAACAAGATTTTAAAAGACAATTGCAAGATTTAGGTTTTGAACTAGATAATGAATGA
- a CDS encoding cation diffusion facilitator family transporter: MHDYLSHQPILKKHSHHHSCNHHTHTHTDARAMDKRILKISLLMTFSMMLVQFVYSIISNSLALLSDTLHMFSDVFALTLSFLAIIAVEKWQDCQKTFGYFRLEILVAFVNALTIILSAFFIIYEAIEKLITPSEIDVKTMIIIAFLGLIVNAINGFMMFKGANLDNVNMKSAFLHMISDLLGSMIVVVGGVVIYFTNIVYIDTILALILSLLLIRWAVVLLKQSGNILLEASPVDITKVHNIILEHREVLEIVDLHITQITNKMFVVSMHIRVDIKTIEEFDILYKNIAKKLYNDFEIGHCTIQPVKEK, encoded by the coding sequence ATGCATGATTATTTATCTCATCAACCTATATTGAAAAAGCACTCTCATCATCATTCTTGCAATCATCATACTCATACTCATACTGATGCTAGAGCGATGGATAAAAGAATTTTAAAAATTTCTCTTTTAATGACTTTTTCTATGATGCTTGTTCAATTTGTGTATTCAATTATTTCTAATTCTTTAGCTTTATTAAGTGATACTTTGCATATGTTTTCAGATGTTTTTGCTCTGACATTAAGTTTTTTAGCTATTATAGCTGTAGAAAAATGGCAGGATTGCCAAAAAACATTTGGATATTTTCGTCTGGAAATTCTTGTTGCTTTTGTTAATGCTTTAACGATTATTTTATCAGCTTTTTTTATAATTTATGAAGCGATAGAAAAACTAATTACTCCTAGTGAAATTGATGTTAAAACAATGATAATAATTGCATTTTTAGGATTAATTGTGAATGCAATTAATGGTTTTATGATGTTTAAAGGTGCAAATTTAGATAATGTAAATATGAAATCAGCTTTTTTACATATGATAAGTGATTTATTAGGTTCCATGATTGTTGTTGTGGGAGGAGTAGTAATTTATTTTACAAATATAGTATATATTGATACAATTTTAGCTTTGATTTTATCTTTATTGTTGATTAGATGGGCGGTTGTTTTATTAAAACAAAGTGGTAATATTTTACTTGAAGCTTCTCCAGTTGATATAACAAAAGTTCATAATATTATCTTGGAACATCGAGAAGTTCTTGAGATAGTTGATTTGCATATAACTCAAATAACAAATAAAATGTTTGTAGTTTCAATGCATATTAGGGTTGATATTAAAACTATAGAAGAATTTGATATTTTGTATAAAAATATTGCAAAAAAATTATACAATGATTTCGAAATAGGTCATTGCACTATTCAACCAGTAAAGGAAAAATAA
- a CDS encoding DMT family transporter yields the protein MKLYLLVIVISAVLDIIANLLLKKSEGFKYKFWGISAIFCAILAFFLLSFSLEYIPLSIAYSTWGAIGIIGTCFGGWVLYKERLNKTGIVGIFIVILAVILLNT from the coding sequence ATGAAGCTATATTTATTAGTCATTGTTATATCTGCAGTTTTGGATATCATTGCTAATTTGCTTTTAAAAAAATCTGAAGGTTTTAAATATAAATTTTGGGGAATTAGTGCAATTTTTTGTGCAATATTAGCATTCTTTTTGTTGTCTTTTAGTTTAGAATATATTCCATTGAGTATTGCATATTCTACTTGGGGTGCCATTGGCATTATAGGTACTTGTTTTGGTGGATGGGTTTTATATAAAGAAAGATTAAATAAAACCGGTATTGTGGGAATTTTTATAGTTATATTGGCAGTAATTCTTTTAAATACTTAG
- a CDS encoding DMT family transporter, whose translation MGIKKDILIAWFFLIGAIVFEVVGTSFLKMENKVFGYIFMALFIAFSYFLMGLAIRKIQIGIAYAVWELLGMVLILLVSFVLFREELTNFQILGIVLSIIGIIMINLGEVKEK comes from the coding sequence ATGGGAATCAAAAAAGATATTTTAATTGCATGGTTTTTTTTAATAGGTGCTATTGTGTTTGAAGTAGTAGGAACAAGTTTTTTAAAAATGGAAAATAAAGTTTTTGGATATATTTTTATGGCTTTGTTTATTGCGTTTTCCTATTTTCTTATGGGTTTGGCTATAAGAAAAATTCAAATAGGTATAGCCTATGCTGTATGGGAACTCTTAGGAATGGTATTAATTCTTTTAGTTTCTTTTGTATTGTTTAGAGAAGAATTGACAAATTTTCAAATTCTAGGAATCGTTTTATCTATAATAGGAATAATAATGATTAATTTAGGAGAGGTAAAAGAAAAATGA
- a CDS encoding YebC/PmpR family DNA-binding transcriptional regulator, which produces MGRAFEYRRASKEARWDKMSKLFPKLAKAIQVAAKEGGVDPDMNPKLRSAIATAKANNMPKDNIDAAIKRANGKDSADIKNIHYEGKAAHGALIIVECMSDNPTRTVANVKAIFSKNGGEILQNGSLTFMFSHKAVFHLEKYNGDLEELELELIDAGLEELEQNEEELLVVGDYTAFGELSNAIEKKGLVLKKAGLEYLANNPVSFSEEQLLDIEKLLDKLEDDDDVQAVYTNIE; this is translated from the coding sequence ATGGGAAGAGCGTTTGAATACCGCAGAGCCTCCAAAGAAGCAAGATGGGATAAAATGAGCAAACTTTTTCCAAAACTTGCAAAGGCTATACAAGTAGCAGCAAAAGAAGGTGGAGTTGATCCTGATATGAATCCAAAACTTCGTAGTGCTATAGCTACTGCAAAAGCTAATAATATGCCAAAAGACAACATAGACGCGGCTATCAAAAGAGCAAATGGCAAAGATAGTGCAGATATTAAAAACATTCACTATGAAGGAAAAGCAGCACACGGAGCTTTAATTATCGTTGAATGTATGAGTGATAATCCTACACGTACAGTAGCTAATGTAAAAGCAATTTTTAGCAAAAATGGTGGAGAAATTTTACAAAATGGCTCTTTGACCTTTATGTTTTCACACAAAGCTGTATTTCATCTTGAAAAATATAATGGTGATTTGGAAGAACTTGAACTAGAACTCATTGATGCAGGGCTTGAAGAGCTTGAGCAAAATGAAGAAGAGTTGCTAGTTGTAGGTGATTATACTGCTTTTGGTGAGCTTAGTAATGCTATAGAAAAAAAGGGTTTAGTGCTTAAAAAAGCAGGGCTTGAGTATCTTGCAAACAACCCTGTAAGTTTTAGTGAAGAACAACTTCTTGATATTGAAAAATTGCTTGATAAATTAGAAGATGATGATGATGTTCAAGCGGTTTATACTAATATAGAATAG